A single window of Sandaracinaceae bacterium DNA harbors:
- a CDS encoding biotin carboxylase N-terminal domain-containing protein translates to MSEQASELAQRIFERVCRPESQLPPWATDEPSRRLVQPGQGYLGIREVVGAALGEPSVRLSDLRSLPGGEVGRRLVALRYFIENADIWLEYFTWRTSLARLPEGAEVDRVTEVQALATRVRAIRARAPKLDGAALDRLASDASPLFGDDPSSDDALEALVALGLDPDARAGLRTRLRARAPGLFADTPSRLDRLYLASMELDRYPATSVSAGSLRYVLVADKGEMGVRAVREAAALGLVPVALHSLQDDASALQVRLARQLGGFAIGLSGTFRESYASFRQITDRVLQTFRRRFGDDWEAELSRAALYPGYGPLAENAAAIRCFRRHGVVFAGPMQDVVEHAGDKRRFRAIVESIDPKAVTPGIVIADTDAATIRARVLEAYARGDFRFPGRLKAANGGGGRGQAVVPAVEALDAAITKVLGEIEANAWDPGVMFEQNIDRTVHLEVQILRDRYGNARHFGMRDCTEQRASQKIQEEAPPAILRDDPALEERVQRIAVEIADRVGYVGAGTVELMYAGGEVYFLEMNTRIQVEHPVTEASHGIRRGDATEPLDLVQWQLRIADGAPIDFAQDDVVCTHVARELRINAESWQPDLKDPRDRQRGLFVPNGGVFDRMELPDPDEVAAALAERGVEEVRVRFDVGFEVGDTLINKDPTFGKLIVAVKTRGDGEDYERLRLAVLEVLARTHIEGRQVRPDGRVVRKSHLQTNLEAHRWILEHPMMKRHAAGEREDRHVGWVVDALRAERR, encoded by the coding sequence GTGAGTGAACAGGCCTCCGAGCTGGCCCAGCGGATCTTCGAGAGGGTCTGCCGGCCCGAGTCCCAGCTGCCCCCCTGGGCGACGGACGAGCCCTCCCGCCGGCTGGTGCAGCCCGGGCAGGGCTACTTGGGCATCCGCGAGGTCGTGGGCGCCGCCCTCGGCGAGCCTTCGGTGCGGCTGAGCGATCTGCGGTCGCTGCCCGGGGGGGAGGTCGGCCGGCGCCTCGTCGCGCTGCGCTACTTCATCGAGAACGCGGACATCTGGCTCGAGTACTTCACATGGCGGACGTCCCTCGCGCGGCTCCCGGAGGGCGCCGAGGTGGATCGCGTCACGGAGGTGCAGGCGCTGGCGACCCGCGTCCGGGCGATCCGCGCGAGGGCGCCGAAGCTCGACGGCGCCGCGCTCGACCGGCTCGCGAGTGACGCGAGCCCGCTCTTCGGCGACGACCCGTCATCGGACGACGCGCTCGAGGCGCTGGTCGCGCTCGGGCTCGACCCCGACGCGCGGGCCGGGCTGCGGACCCGGCTGCGTGCGCGCGCGCCCGGGCTGTTCGCGGACACGCCCTCGCGGCTGGACCGCCTCTACCTCGCGTCGATGGAGCTCGATCGCTACCCCGCCACCAGCGTGAGCGCGGGCTCGCTCCGCTACGTGCTGGTCGCGGACAAGGGTGAGATGGGGGTGCGCGCGGTGCGCGAGGCGGCGGCGCTCGGGCTCGTGCCCGTGGCGCTCCACAGCCTTCAGGACGACGCCTCGGCGCTGCAGGTGCGGCTCGCCCGCCAGCTCGGCGGCTTCGCGATCGGCCTCTCGGGCACCTTCCGCGAGTCTTACGCGAGCTTTCGGCAGATCACCGACCGCGTGCTCCAGACCTTCCGCCGCCGCTTCGGCGACGACTGGGAGGCCGAGCTTTCGCGCGCGGCGCTCTACCCGGGATACGGTCCGCTGGCCGAGAACGCCGCGGCCATCCGCTGCTTCCGGCGCCACGGCGTCGTGTTCGCCGGCCCGATGCAGGACGTGGTCGAGCACGCGGGCGACAAGCGCCGCTTCCGCGCGATCGTCGAGTCGATCGACCCGAAGGCGGTCACGCCGGGCATCGTGATCGCCGACACCGACGCGGCGACCATCCGCGCGCGGGTCCTCGAGGCATACGCGCGCGGCGACTTCCGCTTCCCCGGGCGGCTCAAGGCGGCCAACGGCGGCGGTGGCCGCGGCCAAGCGGTCGTCCCGGCCGTCGAGGCGCTCGACGCGGCGATCACCAAGGTGCTCGGCGAGATCGAGGCCAACGCCTGGGATCCCGGCGTGATGTTCGAGCAGAACATCGATCGCACCGTGCACCTCGAGGTGCAGATCCTCCGCGACCGCTACGGCAACGCGCGACACTTCGGCATGCGCGACTGCACCGAGCAGCGCGCGAGCCAGAAGATCCAGGAGGAGGCGCCGCCCGCGATCCTGCGGGACGACCCCGCGCTCGAGGAGCGCGTGCAGCGGATCGCGGTCGAGATCGCCGATCGGGTCGGCTACGTCGGCGCGGGCACGGTGGAGCTCATGTACGCGGGTGGCGAGGTCTACTTCCTCGAGATGAACACCCGCATCCAGGTCGAGCACCCGGTGACGGAGGCCTCGCACGGGATCCGGCGCGGCGACGCGACCGAGCCGCTCGACCTGGTGCAGTGGCAGCTCCGGATCGCGGACGGGGCGCCCATCGACTTCGCGCAGGACGACGTGGTGTGCACGCACGTGGCGCGGGAGCTGCGCATCAACGCGGAGTCGTGGCAGCCCGACCTCAAGGACCCGCGCGATCGGCAGCGCGGTCTCTTCGTGCCGAACGGCGGAGTGTTCGACCGCATGGAGCTGCCCGATCCGGACGAGGTGGCGGCGGCGCTCGCCGAGCGCGGGGTGGAGGAGGTCCGCGTCCGTTTCGACGTGGGCTTCGAGGTCGGCGACACGCTGATCAACAAGGACCCGACCTTCGGCAAGCTCATCGTGGCGGTGAAGACGCGCGGCGACGGCGAGGACTACGAGCGGCTCCGGCTCGCCGTCCTCGAGGTGCTCGCGCGCACCCACATCGAGGGCCGGCAGGTGCGCCCGGACGGGCGGGTGGTTCGCAAGAGCCACCTCCAGACGAACCTCGAAGCGCATCGCTGGATCCTCGAGCACCCCATGATGAAGCGTCACGCGGCGGGCGAGCGCGAAGACCGCCACGTCGGCTGGGTGGTCGACGCGCTCCGCGCCGAGCGCCGCTGA
- a CDS encoding 3-oxoacid CoA-transferase subunit B, which translates to MSWGKQDMASRAAQEIAPGSIVNLGIGLPTLVADYLPDDGSVWFHSENGLLGMGPYPLEGEEDSQLINAGKQTVTVVPGGSIFDSATSFAMIRGGHVDLAVLGAMQVAMNGDLANWSIPGGKTMGIGGAMDLASGAKRILVLTRHTTKEGEPKLLERCDFPLTATGCVDRIITELGVFDVAQDGFRVVELAEGVDIEDVRAKTGAPLLA; encoded by the coding sequence GTGAGCTGGGGCAAGCAAGACATGGCGTCGCGGGCGGCCCAGGAGATCGCGCCCGGCAGCATCGTGAACCTCGGCATCGGGCTGCCGACGCTGGTGGCGGACTACCTGCCCGACGACGGCTCGGTCTGGTTCCACAGCGAGAACGGCCTGCTCGGCATGGGCCCCTACCCCCTCGAGGGCGAAGAGGACTCGCAGCTCATCAACGCGGGCAAGCAGACCGTCACCGTCGTCCCGGGCGGGAGCATCTTCGACTCCGCGACGAGCTTCGCGATGATCCGCGGCGGCCACGTCGACCTCGCCGTGCTCGGGGCGATGCAGGTCGCGATGAACGGCGACCTGGCCAACTGGTCCATCCCGGGCGGCAAGACGATGGGCATCGGCGGCGCGATGGATCTCGCGAGCGGCGCCAAGCGCATCCTCGTCCTGACCCGGCACACCACCAAGGAGGGCGAGCCCAAGCTCCTCGAGCGCTGCGACTTCCCGCTCACCGCCACCGGCTGCGTCGACCGCATCATCACCGAGCTGGGCGTCTTCGACGTCGCGCAGGACGGCTTCCGCGTGGTCGAGCTCGCCGAGGGCGTGGACATCGAGGACGTCCGCGCCAAGACCGGCGCGCCGCTCCTCGCGTAG
- a CDS encoding CoA transferase subunit A, translating to MTTGRHLAKVRPSVEDALAPLFDGARVMVGGFGLCGNAEALIAGVVERGVKDLHLMSNNAGNMGKGLAAWLRAGIVGRVTCTYLGNNEDLHAAMRGDAIQIDVIPQGTFVERMRAAGAGIPAFYTPTGVGTVVAEGKETRRFGDREYVLEEALHADFALIRCKQADPFGNARFWRTARNFSPIMATAATTTILEADELVELGALDPDDVHLPGIFVHRVVEVTEHEDPFEYRTVRKPEAAQ from the coding sequence ATGACGACCGGACGGCATCTGGCCAAGGTGAGACCCAGCGTGGAGGACGCGCTCGCGCCGCTCTTCGACGGGGCGCGCGTGATGGTCGGCGGGTTCGGGCTCTGCGGAAACGCCGAGGCCCTGATCGCCGGCGTGGTGGAGCGCGGGGTCAAAGACCTGCACCTCATGAGCAACAACGCCGGCAACATGGGCAAGGGCCTCGCCGCCTGGCTGCGCGCCGGGATCGTCGGCCGGGTGACCTGCACCTACCTGGGCAACAACGAGGATCTGCACGCCGCGATGCGCGGGGACGCGATCCAGATCGACGTCATCCCGCAGGGGACCTTCGTCGAGCGCATGCGCGCGGCCGGCGCGGGCATCCCCGCCTTCTACACCCCGACCGGGGTCGGGACCGTGGTCGCGGAGGGCAAGGAGACGCGCCGCTTCGGCGACCGCGAGTACGTGCTCGAGGAGGCGCTCCACGCCGACTTCGCGCTCATCCGCTGCAAGCAGGCCGACCCCTTCGGCAACGCCCGCTTCTGGCGCACGGCTCGCAACTTCTCGCCCATCATGGCCACCGCGGCCACGACGACCATCCTCGAGGCGGACGAGCTGGTGGAGCTGGGCGCGCTCGACCCGGACGACGTGCACCTCCCGGGCATCTTCGTGCACCGCGTGGTCGAGGTGACGGAGCACGAGGACCCCTTCGAGTACCGGACGGTGCGCAAGCCGGAGGCAGCACAGTGA
- a CDS encoding cystathionine gamma-synthase, whose protein sequence is MAIDSKHLDTLAIHAGQEPDPVSGAVMTPIVLASTFAQAGPGKHKGFEYARTGNPTRATLERCLAALEGGTHGVCFASGCAAMTTLLHTLRPGDHIVASDDVYGGSFRILDKVMKPMGITTTQVDMTDPGQVEAAITDATKMVWVETPTNPMLKLVDIAAVAKVGKAKGCTVVVDNTFATPMLQQPLSLGADVVLHSTTKYLNGHSDVVGGVLITADDAIAEQLRFLQNSIGAVQGAFDSYLVLRGLKTLPVRMERHCKTAASLARFLEARPEVEKVIYPGLESHPSHALAKTQMKAPGGMISIVVKGGLPAASALLATVKVFCCAESLGGVESLIEHPAIMTHGSVPADARAALGIDDGLVRLSVGLEAEEDLRADLDAALKAAASA, encoded by the coding sequence ATGGCCATCGACTCGAAGCACCTCGACACCCTCGCGATCCACGCCGGCCAGGAGCCGGATCCGGTCAGCGGCGCGGTGATGACCCCCATCGTGCTCGCCAGCACCTTCGCCCAGGCCGGCCCGGGCAAGCACAAGGGCTTCGAGTACGCCCGGACCGGGAACCCCACCCGCGCCACCCTGGAGCGCTGCCTCGCCGCGCTCGAGGGCGGGACGCACGGGGTCTGCTTCGCGAGCGGCTGCGCCGCGATGACCACCCTGCTCCACACGCTGCGCCCGGGCGATCACATCGTGGCGAGCGACGACGTGTACGGCGGCAGCTTCCGCATCCTCGACAAGGTCATGAAGCCGATGGGCATCACGACCACCCAGGTCGACATGACCGATCCGGGCCAGGTCGAGGCGGCCATCACGGACGCGACCAAGATGGTCTGGGTCGAGACGCCCACCAACCCGATGCTCAAGCTCGTCGACATCGCGGCCGTCGCGAAGGTCGGCAAGGCCAAGGGCTGCACGGTGGTCGTGGACAACACCTTCGCCACCCCGATGCTGCAGCAGCCGCTGTCCCTGGGCGCCGACGTGGTCCTGCACTCGACCACCAAGTACCTGAACGGCCACAGCGACGTGGTCGGCGGCGTGCTCATCACCGCAGACGACGCCATCGCGGAGCAACTCCGCTTCCTGCAGAACTCGATCGGCGCCGTGCAGGGCGCGTTCGACAGCTACCTCGTGCTCCGCGGCCTCAAGACGCTGCCGGTCCGCATGGAGCGGCATTGCAAGACCGCGGCGAGCCTCGCGCGCTTCCTCGAGGCGCGGCCCGAGGTCGAGAAGGTCATCTACCCCGGGCTCGAGAGTCACCCGAGCCACGCGCTCGCCAAGACGCAGATGAAGGCGCCGGGCGGCATGATCTCCATCGTCGTCAAGGGCGGCCTGCCCGCCGCGTCCGCGCTCCTCGCCACGGTGAAGGTCTTCTGCTGCGCCGAGAGCCTCGGCGGGGTCGAGAGCCTCATCGAGCACCCCGCGATCATGACCCACGGCTCGGTCCCGGCCGACGCGCGCGCCGCCCTGGGCATCGACGACGGCCTGGTCCGCCTCTCGGTCGGCCTGGAGGCCGAGGAGGATCTCCGCGCCGACCTCGACGCGGCCCTCAAGGCCGCCGCCTCCGCCTGA
- a CDS encoding SpoVR family protein yields the protein MASYKLATHLPRYLRDIQLHVEEVAKDFGLDFFPTIFEVVAYDQMNELAAYGGFPVRYPHWRFGMEYEQLSKSAEYGLSKIYEMVINNNPAIAYLLEGNSIVDQKLVMTHVYAHVDFFKNNFSFRATNQGIDHQSGTPYRKWIDTMANHGAIVRRWADRVGIERVEEFIDSCLSLENLIDPQKPFQPSRRSEEKAAEGEEDPIEIARLRVEHEYMEDYINPQAFLDEQKAKAEAEREQAKRTPEHPDRDVLGFLLTHAPLERWERDLLSVVRREAYYFWPQMQTKIMNEGWACVDPETLVFTDRGLIPMRDVVAGECARVSDGETAQRVYDRNIIRDHATITVRTRRGLVLTGSDNHRVMTPDGGWVRLDALSEGDALRVGGGADTWPRDEVAVDWTPASRVSLEDVADEADVSVWTVLRHRQGKTVRRAEAVAHALDAYEAPENQRLPMSVKKRAAIRVPTRVGAELGAFLGYLVGDGHISRVKRTLGLTTADAPQAERFARLAAHLFDVRPSIRQDGGRLRVTISAEHLSDLLTDGLGLTHGPSARDKQIPTAVLRSPKPVAAAFLRAYFDCDGYAGKQGVILSTASESLGQQTQLLLMGFGVLSRRRLQKDGVWHVHVTGASAKRFAEEIGFGLVRKQEALEAYLASKRWLKRERWEDEVVSIEHGRGDVYDISVEDTHRYAAAGLVNHNSYWHSKMMTTKVATDAEIIEYAERNAGVMETGSGRLNPYKLGVELYRHIEERWDKGQFGKEWEDCDTLEARRSWNRRTGLGRKKIFEVRSLYNDVTFIDEFLTPEFVAAQKLYTFGYNQRNDRYEIESRKFQAVKEKLLFSLTNAGQPFIYVVDNNYENRGELLLQHDHQGVDLKVDWAKDVLRALERVWRRPVEIHTLVENKPVLLRFDGKEHVQRPIK from the coding sequence ATGGCTTCGTACAAGCTCGCGACGCACCTGCCGCGCTACCTGCGCGACATCCAGCTCCACGTCGAGGAGGTCGCCAAGGACTTCGGCCTCGACTTCTTCCCCACCATCTTCGAGGTCGTCGCCTACGACCAGATGAACGAGCTCGCCGCCTACGGCGGGTTCCCGGTGCGCTACCCGCACTGGCGCTTCGGCATGGAGTACGAGCAGCTCAGCAAGAGCGCGGAGTACGGCCTGTCGAAGATCTACGAGATGGTCATCAACAACAACCCGGCGATCGCGTACCTCCTCGAGGGCAACAGCATCGTCGATCAGAAGCTGGTGATGACCCACGTGTACGCGCACGTGGACTTCTTCAAGAACAACTTCTCCTTCCGCGCGACCAACCAGGGCATCGACCACCAGAGCGGCACGCCGTACCGCAAGTGGATCGACACCATGGCCAACCACGGCGCCATCGTGCGCCGCTGGGCCGACCGCGTCGGCATCGAGCGCGTCGAGGAGTTCATCGACAGCTGCCTGAGCCTCGAGAACCTCATCGACCCCCAGAAGCCCTTCCAGCCGAGCCGGCGCTCGGAGGAGAAGGCGGCCGAGGGCGAAGAGGACCCGATCGAGATCGCACGCCTCCGTGTCGAGCACGAGTACATGGAGGACTACATCAACCCGCAGGCGTTCCTCGACGAGCAGAAGGCCAAGGCCGAGGCCGAGCGAGAGCAAGCCAAGCGGACCCCCGAGCACCCCGACCGCGACGTGCTCGGCTTCCTGCTCACCCACGCGCCCCTCGAGCGCTGGGAGCGCGACCTGCTCAGCGTCGTGCGGCGCGAGGCCTACTACTTCTGGCCGCAGATGCAGACCAAGATCATGAACGAGGGATGGGCCTGCGTGGACCCGGAGACCCTCGTGTTCACCGATCGCGGGCTGATCCCCATGCGCGACGTGGTGGCGGGCGAGTGCGCGCGCGTGTCCGACGGTGAGACGGCGCAGCGGGTGTACGATCGCAACATCATCCGCGACCACGCGACGATCACGGTGCGCACGCGGCGAGGGCTCGTCTTGACCGGGTCCGACAACCATCGCGTGATGACGCCGGACGGCGGATGGGTGCGTCTCGACGCGCTGTCGGAGGGCGACGCGCTGCGCGTCGGCGGCGGCGCCGACACCTGGCCGCGGGACGAGGTGGCGGTGGACTGGACGCCCGCGTCGCGGGTCTCGCTCGAAGACGTCGCGGACGAGGCGGACGTGTCGGTGTGGACCGTGCTCCGCCACCGCCAGGGCAAGACCGTGCGCCGCGCCGAGGCGGTCGCCCACGCCCTCGACGCGTACGAGGCGCCCGAGAATCAACGCCTCCCCATGTCCGTGAAGAAGCGCGCGGCCATCCGCGTGCCCACCCGCGTCGGCGCGGAGCTCGGCGCCTTCCTCGGCTACCTCGTCGGCGACGGGCACATCTCACGGGTCAAGCGCACCCTGGGGCTGACGACCGCGGACGCGCCGCAGGCCGAGCGCTTCGCCCGGCTCGCCGCCCACCTGTTCGACGTCCGCCCGAGCATTCGCCAGGACGGCGGCCGGCTGCGGGTGACGATCAGCGCCGAGCACCTCTCGGACCTGCTCACGGACGGGCTCGGGCTCACGCACGGCCCGAGCGCGCGGGACAAGCAGATCCCGACCGCCGTCCTCCGCTCCCCGAAGCCCGTCGCGGCGGCGTTCCTGCGCGCCTACTTCGACTGCGACGGATACGCGGGCAAGCAGGGCGTGATCCTGAGCACCGCGAGCGAGTCCCTCGGTCAGCAGACCCAGCTCCTGCTCATGGGCTTCGGCGTGCTCTCGCGCCGCCGTCTACAGAAGGACGGCGTCTGGCACGTGCACGTCACCGGCGCGTCCGCGAAGCGCTTCGCCGAGGAGATTGGCTTCGGGCTCGTTCGCAAGCAGGAGGCGCTCGAGGCGTACCTCGCGTCCAAGCGCTGGCTGAAGCGCGAGCGCTGGGAGGACGAGGTCGTCTCCATCGAGCACGGCCGAGGAGACGTCTACGACATCTCCGTCGAGGACACCCACCGCTACGCCGCCGCGGGGCTGGTGAACCACAACTCCTATTGGCACTCCAAGATGATGACGACGAAGGTCGCGACCGACGCGGAGATCATCGAGTACGCGGAGCGGAACGCGGGGGTGATGGAGACCGGCTCGGGGCGGCTCAACCCGTACAAGCTCGGGGTGGAGCTCTACCGGCACATCGAGGAGCGCTGGGACAAGGGGCAGTTCGGCAAGGAGTGGGAGGACTGCGACACCCTCGAGGCGCGACGGAGCTGGAACCGTCGGACGGGGCTCGGGCGGAAGAAGATCTTCGAGGTCCGCTCGCTCTACAACGACGTGACCTTCATCGACGAGTTCCTCACGCCCGAGTTCGTGGCCGCGCAGAAGCTCTACACGTTCGGCTACAACCAGCGGAACGACCGCTACGAGATCGAGAGCCGGAAGTTCCAGGCGGTCAAAGAGAAGCTGCTCTTCAGCCTCACCAACGCCGGGCAGCCGTTCATCTACGTGGTCGACAACAACTACGAGAACCGGGGCGAGCTGCTCCTGCAGCACGACCACCAGGGCGTGGACCTGAAGGTGGACTGGGCGAAGGACGTGCTACGCGCCCTCGAGCGCGTGTGGCGCCGACCGGTCGAGATCCACACCCTGGTCGAGAACAAGCCCGTGCTCCTGCGCTTCGACGGCAAAGAGCACGTCCAGCGCCCGATCAAGTAG